The proteins below come from a single Branchiostoma floridae strain S238N-H82 chromosome 5, Bfl_VNyyK, whole genome shotgun sequence genomic window:
- the LOC118416448 gene encoding aspartic and glutamic acid-rich protein-like: MEQTDNLKRAVRFYRHMIIRRLTLASQHTNTDVLPKVAAKLGDNFLHDLKLKKGELKSSVLVRHIVSGYQEEDEAKITNFCQILRHDRNLGLGLLADLIESYPGLRMYRSQWNLLDLLSQIASLRAVIQQLGKCLHLENDVIERCKRQNRQPLDKVRAILFYGLQSLGCTTSLAQEVLGLVYTTLREKREENSALLGLLEALRSQIDEWKDIRKDSDEQGATCDADVDYDDDFEDVSDSDDDGFEEGSYFSDFESDDSRGSEDEKKLSPRQNDSGSEGEIEECLDMTNKPVQSKERASESEEEIEECIFSDKKDKSLHRESRSSSSISKVVDIGSEEEIEECIDDGRKGRQSSRPVASSGKGVDSDSDEEIEECIVGSSKPKKGPLQRRTSPKPASTSHQVSTGSKRRNSNRGPSSAQATGRVRRNSLHDGTRGRSQRTVVLGEPQSNRSQTSRKQTGGVSAEAPLQNKNMAERDRETAGDGRSCHEGHAIRKLEDKVEKLEALIGKIGKFFPHIQGHETGTSSRPSTSMSRKVTEMQLSKLSQFIGNDWESLGRELGLKAVTLSQIKCENPLQVERVFNMLLKWKNRNYSTATVQTLYTVISRWDGVKIDALDYLNSFR; this comes from the exons ATGGAACAAACGGATAATTTGAAAAGAGCAGTAAGGTTCTATAGACACATGATCATTCGGCGTCTGACACTCGCTAGTCAGCATACAAATACGGACGTGCTGCCAAAAGTAGCAGCGAAACTTGGCGACAACTTTTTGCACGACTTGAAACTTAAGAAAGGAGAGTTAAAGTCGTCGGTCCTCGTTAGACACATAGTTTCTGGATACCAGGAGGAAGACGAGGCGAAGATCACCAACTTCTGCCAAATACTTCGTCATGACCGCAACCTTGGACTCGGCCTATTGGCGGATTTGATCGAAAGTTACCCGGGTCTGCGTATGTACAGAA GCCAGTGGAATCTACTTGACCTCCTGTCACAGATAGCGTCATTAAGAGCTGTCATACAACAACTCGGGAAGTGCCTGCACCTGGAGAACGATGTCATTGAGCGATGTAAGCGGCAAAACCGACAACCATTGGATAAGGTCAGGGCCATCCTGTTCTATGGTCTACAGAGTCTCGGATGCACAACCTCGCTTGCTCAGGAAGTCCTCGGACTCGTCTACACAACTTTGAGAGAGAAGCGGGAAGAAAACTCGGCCCTTCTTGGACTTCTAG AGGCGTTGCGGTCACAGATTGACGAGTGGAAAGACATCAGGAAAGACTCTGACGAACAAGGTGCTACATGTGATGCAGATGTCGACTATGATGACGACTTTGAAGACGTTTCTGACAGTGACGATGATGGCTTCGAAGAAGGGTCGTACTTTTCGGACTTTGAATCTGACGACAGCAGAGGTAGCGAAGATGAGAAAAAGCTTTCTCCACGCCAGAATGACAGCGGGTCTGAGGGAGAAATAGAGGAATGTTTGGACATGACAAACAAACCAGTACAAAGCAAGGAGCGCGCCAGTGAATCTGAAGAAGAAATCGAGGAATGTATTTTCAGTGACAAGAAAGATAAATCACTACATCGGGAGTCTAGATCGTCAAGTTCAATCAGCAAAGTTGTTGACATTGGATCTGAGGAGGAAATAGAAGAATGTATTGATGATGGCAGGAAAGGCAGACAGTCATCCAGACCAGTGGCGTCATCTGGCAAAGGGGTAGACAGTGATTCTGACGAAGAAATTGAAGAATGCATTGTCGGCAGCTCCAAACCTAAGAAGGGACCTCTCCAAAGAAGAACCTCTCCAAAGCCAGCATCGACATCACACCAAGTGAGCACGGGCTCGAAAAGGCGAAACAGTAATAGAGGACCAAGCAGTGCCCAAGCAACAGGACGGGTACGAAGAAACAGCCTCCATGACGGCACGAGAGGTCGGTCGCAAAGGACTGTGGTTCTAGGGGAACCGCAGAGCAACAGAAGCCAGACGTCAAG GAAACAGACAGGTGGCGTCTCAGCAGAAGCCCCATTGCAGAATAAGAACATGGCGGAGCGAGACCGGGAAACAGCAGGAGATGGAAGAAGTTGTCATGAAGGACACGCCATCAGGAAACTGGAGGATAAAGTAGAAAAACTTGAGGCGCTTATTGGGAAg ATCGGCAAATTCTTTCCTCACATACAGGGACACGAAACAG GGACTTCGAGTAGACCTTCAACCTCGATGTCTAGAAAAGTAACAGAGATGCAACTTAGTAAGTTGTCTCAGTTCATAGGGAACGACTGGGAATCACTGGGCAGAGAGTTGGGATTAAAGGCTGTCACCCTATCACAGATAAAGTGCGAAAACCCGCTGCAGGTGGAGAGGGTTTTCAACATGCTTTTGAAGTGGAAGAACCGAAACTATTCCACTGCTACCGTTCAGACCTTGTACACGGTAATAAGTCGCTGGGATGGAGTCAAGATAGACGCGCTAGATTATCTGAATTCTTTTCGGTGA